A genomic window from Gossypium hirsutum isolate 1008001.06 chromosome D12, Gossypium_hirsutum_v2.1, whole genome shotgun sequence includes:
- the LOC107946431 gene encoding aluminum-activated malate transporter 9, with translation MGSIKCNWADNSRGKLPLLVSFWGNEDGGSRRRGLKVMREKIKNSWVEFNDFARKALEMGRSDPRKVIFAVKMGLALSLTSLLIFWKGSYQDFAQYSIWAILTVIVMFEFSIGATFIKGFNRGLGTLCAGILAFCFAELSVVAGKFEEVVIVISIFLTGFCASYLKLYPTMKPYEYGFRVFVLTYCILMVAGNRTREYSQAVLTRLVLIAAGAGVTLVVNICIFPIWAGESLHKLVVKNFKDLATSLEGCVNGYLKCVEYERIPSKILTYQAADDPLYNCYRSVVQSTSEEDTLLGFATWEPPHGPYRHNYPWENFVKVSGAVKHCAFTVMALHGCILSEIQAPADRRHVFSNELQKVGSEGAKVLRELGSKLEKMEKLSPGDILKNVHEAAEQLQQKIDHKSYVLVNSEGWEIGGRPMELDLEDLINAAEDENMKLGSKSLSEAVLEVRSVSVGTALCYDAKNTLRTWPSNVSANGGSMVKGDEFKTYESASALSLATFTSLLIEFVARLGNVVSSFEELSLKANFKDPPIINMPPEPCKGVPTWVV, from the exons ATGGGGTCCATCAAGTGTAATTGGGCAGATAACAGTAGGGGAAAGCTGCCTCTTTTGGTCAGCTTCTGGGGAAATGAAGATGGAGGAAGTCGACGGAGGGGTCTGAAAGTTATGAGAGAAAAAATTAAGAATTCTTGGGTTGAATTCAACGATTTTGCTAGGAAAGCATTGGAAATGGGACGTTCTGATCCCAGGAAAGTTATATTTGCGGTGAAAATGGGGCTGGCATTGTCACTTACGTCTTTGCTCATATTCTGGAAAGGATCATATCAGGATTTTGCTCAATATTCAATCTGGGCAATCCTCACGGTCATAGTGATGTTTGAATTCAGCATTG GAGCAACCTTCATCAAAGGATTTAATCGTGGATTGGGAACACTTTGTGCTGGGATACTTGCATTTTGCTTTGCTGAGTTATCTGTGGTGGCCGGCAAGTTCGAGGAAGTTGTCATTGTAATAAGCATTTTCTTAACAG GATTCTGCGCATCCTATCTGAAGCTGTACCCGACAATGAAGCCTTACGAATATGGATTTCGAGTATTCGTATTGACATATTGTATCCTTATGGTAGCTGGTAACCGGACCAGGGAATATAGTCAGGCagttttaactcggttggtgcttATAGCTGCTGGAGCTGGTGTTACTTTGGTCGTAAATATATGTATTTTCCCAATTTGGGCTGGTGAATCTCTGCATAAATTGGTGGTGAAAAATTTTAAGGACCTTGCCACTTCTTTGGAAG GTTGCGTCAACGGGTACTTGAAATGTGTGGAATACGAGAGAATTCCGTCGAAAATTCTTACATATCAAGCTGCGGATGATCCGCTTTATAATTGTTATCGATCAGTGGTGCAGTCTACAAGCGAAGAAGATACATTG CTTGGTTTTGCGACTTGGGAACCTCCTCATGGACCTTATAGGCATAATTATCCTTGGGAAAACTTTGTCAAAGTAAGCGGTGCAGTGAAGCACTGTGCTTTCACTGTTATGGCACTGCATGGTTGCATCCTTTCGGAAATACAG GCCCCTGCGGACCGAAGGCATGTCTTTTCCAATGAGCTTCAGAAGGTGGGGTCGGAAGGCGCGAAAGTGTTACGTGAGCTCGGAAGCAAATTAGAGAAGATGGAAAAACTGAGTCCAGGTGACATACTTAAAAATGTACACGAGGCAGCTGAGCAGCTGCAGCAAAAGATAGACCATAAGTCGTACGTTTTAGTGAATTCTGAGGGCTGGGAAATTGGGGGAAGGCCCATGGAATTAGATTTAGAAGACCTGATCAATGCGGCTGAAGATGAAAACATGAAACTGGGATCTAAATCATTGAGTGAAGCAGTGCTGGAGGTGAGGTCAGTCTCTGTTGGGACAGCTTTGTGTTATGACGCCAAAAACACGTTAAGAACATGGCCCTCAAATGTTTCAGCTAATGGGGGATCAATGGTTAAGGGGGACGAATTCAAAACATACGAAAGTGCTAGTGCTTTGTCCTTGGCCACATTTACTTCACTTTTGATTGAATTTGTGGCCAGATTAGGCAATGTGGTCAGCTCTTTTGAAGAACTCAGTCTAAAAGCCAACTTCAAAGATCCTCCCATCATCAACATGCCCCCTGAACCTTGTAAAGGAGTCCCTACTTGGGTTGTTTAG